The region ATTCATAATCTTTTGATTGATTACCATGTTTTGGATGTAGTGGGCGGAGTATTAACATTCCCGTTTGTTGCAGGAACCTGGATAACTCTGTTAATACAAAAAATATTTACGAAGAATAAATAATAGTTTAGAATTTCAGAGCTGCTGTAAAAGCTTATTAAGTCAATAATATTTATTCAATTTTTTATCTGCCTTTTTCTTGTCGTACTTATATTTGGTAAGAATGCTGTCAACAAACCAATTAAAGGCAGATAAGAACATAGGTAAAAAACAAAATATATATTGGTATGATCAATCAGGTTACCGATCAGAGCTGAACCCAATCCGCCCATTCCAAATGCAAATCCAAAAAACAATCCGGCAACCAATCCAAGTTTACCCGGTATAAGTTCCTGTGCATATACAAGTATAGCAGAAAAAGCGGAAGCCAGAATCACCCCGATTGGTATTATTAAAGCTGTAGTCCAGAATAGATTTGCATAAGGTAGTGCAATTGCAAAAGGTGCAGTACCCAAAATGGAGACCCAGATTACATATTTTCTGCCGATCCGATCTCCAATTGGTCCTCCTAACAGGGTACCGATAGCGATAGAAAATAAAAATATAAAAAGATAAACCTGAGATGTCTGAACAGATACATTAAATTTTTCCATTAGATAAAAAGTAAAGTAACTGGTAATGCTTGCCATATAAAAATATTTAGAAAAAATCAGGATTAACAAAACAGCCACAGCTATTATAACTTTACGCTTTGGCAGTTTATTATCAAAAGACTCCCAGGTTTTTTTTTCTGAAAGATGAAGCTTTAAAAGATAATTTTTATACCATTTGCCCACACGCCGTAAAACTACAATTGCAACTAAAGCAATTAATGTAAACCATAAAATACTCCGCTGACCATAAGGCACAATAATCCAGGCAGCAAGCAAAGGTCCGAAAGAACTTCCGGCATTTCCACCAACCTGAAAAACTGATTGTGCTAACCCTCTTCTGCCTCCCGATGCTGCATTAGCCATCCGTGATGATTCCGGGTGAAAGATAGAAGAACCTGTACCGATTAACGCAACAGATATTAAAATGAAATAAAAGTGATTTGCAAAGGATAGTAAAGTTAATCCAGTAAGTGTTATAGTCATACCAATTGCCAATGAGTACGGCTGAGGCTTTTTATCAGTGTAAAATCCAACCAATGGCTGAAACAATGAAGCGGCAAACTGAAAGGTAAGAGTTATTAATCCGATTTGCGAAAAAGTTAAATTGTAATTAGTCTTTATAATCGGATAGATAGAGGGAATTAAAGACTGCAAAGTATCGTTTAATAAATGAGAAAAGCTTAGCGCAAATAAAACCGAGAATACGGTAGCACTGTCTTTATTGAATTCTGAAAAGTGTTTACTCATAAAGTAAAAATTTTTTTACCGGCAAAAGTAATAAAAAGAATACTATAATTAATTTGTCAGCCGTTAATTATCTTTCAGAATATTTTCATAATACGTTTTATTGTTTAACAGTCTCTCCTCTTGCAAGAAATAGATAAGAGTGAGTCTTTTTAGTTTGGACAGATATGACAACTCAATGTTTATAAAATATTTTCTTCGCTATCTCTGCACTTAAAATATATCCGGCGATAATGATACCGATTAACAAAAGAAACATTGGGGGCAGCGAAATGAATCCAAACAATTCAATCAGCGGAGAAACGGGGATAAAAAGTGTAAACACAATTATCGCAAAGGTTGTAATGATAAGATATTTACCTGGTTTGCTTTTAAAGAATGGTTTTCTTGTCCGTACCACAAGCACAATAAGAACTGCAGAAACAACTGACTCAAGAAACCAGCCGGTGCGGAATTGAATCTCATCAGCATTCAACAGTAAAATTAAAACAGCAAAAGTCAAATAATCAAACACTGAGCTGATCACACCAAAAGTCATCATAAATTTCCGGATGAATTTTATGTCCCACCTTCTTGGCTTCTCAATCCAATCTGAATCAACATTGTCAGTTGCAATTGTCATTTCCGGCAGGTCAGTTAATAAATTGATCAGCAATATTTGTTTGGGAAGAAGCGGCAGAAAAGGAAGAAACAAAGAAGCACCGGCAACACTGAACATATTTCCAAAATTTGCACTGGTAGCCATAAAAACATATTTAATAGTATTGGCAAAAGTTGTACGCCCTTCCAGAATTCCGCTCAACAAAACTTCTAAATCAGTTTCAAGTAAAACAATGTCAGCAGCTTCTTTTGCAACGTCCACAGCTTTATCAACTGAAATACCTACATCAGCAGCATGCAATGCTGAGGCATCATTTATTCCATCGCCCATATAACCAACCACATTACCGGCTTTCTTTAAAGCAAGGATTATTCTTTCCTTTTGATTCGGCTCAACTTCAGCGAAGATTTTTATATTATTAACACTGCGGTATAAAGCTTCATCACTTAACTTACGAATTTCTGTTCCGGTTATAATTTTTGTGTCCTTCAGCCCGATTTTTTTGCTAATGCTTTCAGCCACCAGTTTATTATCACCGGTAATGATCTTAAGAGAAACACCTGTTTTACTTAAGCCGGATATAGTTTCAATTATATTTTTCTTCGGCGGATCATAAAGTAAAATGAAACCGAGAAATGTCATCGCCTTTTCAGAATCTATTTTGATGGTAGAATTCTCAGTTACTTTTTTATAACCAATTCCCAAAACCCTGTATCCATTACCACTCATTTCGGAATAGTAATTATTTATTTTCTCCAGACTGCTTTCTATTTTTTCTATTTTTCCATTTTCTTTTTCTATAAAATCACAGATTTCAACTACATTACTCAATGCACCTTTGGTTATAATAATATTTTCATTTTTAACTGCCACAAGAATGCTTAATCTCTTTCTCAAAAAATCATACGGTATTTCATCAAGTTTTTTGTAATCAGAGAGATTAACTTCCTTGTAATTAATTATCGCTTCATCAATTGGATTGACAAATCCAGTCTGAAAATTGGCATTTAGCTGAGCATAAAGCATAACTTTGTCATTGGTTTTGCCGTCTGCATCCGCAAAAGAATAGATGTTTACTTTTCCTTCGGTTAACGTACCGGTTTTATCTGAACATAAAACATTCATACTGCCAAAGTTTTCGATTGAATTAAGTTTTTTTACAATCACTTTTTTCTCTGCCATTCGTTTTGCGCCATGCGAAAGATTTATACTTATAATTGCCGGCAGTAATTGAGGTGTAAGCCCAACAGCTATTGCGAGTGAAAAGAGAAATGAATCTACAATTGGCTTTTGCAAATAAACATTAAGAGCAAAAATCAGAAAGATCATAACAAGAGTAACTTCCATCAAAAGAAATCCAAATTTCTTTATTCCAAGTTCAAACTCAGTTTCTGTCAGTCTTAATTTCAATCTTTCTGAAACTTTTCCAAATTCAGTGTTGATTCCGGTTTTAACAACTACAGCTTTGCCGTTACCGCTAACAACATGAGTACCCATAAAAAGAGAATTAGTTCGCTGGCTTAATGCAGTTTCATTGCTTAATACCGAAACGCTTTTTTCAACCGGATAAGTCTCTCCTGTCAGAGTTGATTCGTCAACAAAAAGATCTTTGGAAGAAATGATAAGAGAATCCCCCGGCACAACTGAGCCTGCAGAAAGAATTATTATATCACCAGGTACAATCTTTTCAACAGCAATTTCTTTTTCCTGAGCATTACGAACTACTCTTGTTTTTATTTGAACTATTTCCAGAAGCTTTTGAACGGCACTTGCGGCTCCTTTTTCCTGCCAGAAGCCGAGCACTCCGCTAATAAAAATTATTGTTAAAATAATAATCGCATCTACAGTATCATCGAGAAATATTGAAAGTACAGCAGCAAAAATTAAAATAATAATAATAGGACTTTTAAATTGAGCTGTTAAAAGTGTAAACGTATCAATTTTTTTCTTTGGCTTTAATCTGTTTAATCCTGATTGCTCTAATCTTTTATCAGCTTCAGAATCAGAAAGACCATTTACATTGGTTTCAAGCTCCCTTAGTATTCCATCGGTTGAAATACTCCAGAAACCGGAGAGATTTATTTTTTCCAATTAGTTACCTGCCGCAAAATAAAACTTAGGAATAAAACTGTGATATTATTAATTAAAAAAAGTATTTTGTTATTTTACTTTACTTAAACTAAGAATCCTGACTATTATATAAAAAGGATTAATTATTTGATTCTGATTTATAATTAAATCTAAAAATGATGTCTGAATAAACAAGCAACGGAGTATTTATGCCAAGTTTAATTCATGTTGAAAAACATTTTAATGCTAACTACACTGTAAGAGATATTGTAATTGGCATGTCTGATGGATTGACAGTTCCATTTGCATTAGCCGCAGGTTTAACCGGTGCAATAGCTGCAAGCTCATTGGTAATAACTGCTGGTCTTGCCGAGATTGCTGCAGGCTCAATTGCAATGGGGCTTGGAGGCTACCTTGCAGCAAAGAGTGATTATGAACATTACTTCAGCGAAAAGAAGCGCGAAGAATATGAGGTTAAAGAATTACCTGATGCAGAAAAAGAAGAAGTATCAGAAGTCTTTAGAAAATATGGACTTTCAGAAAAAGAAATACAGCCAATTCTTGACAAGTTTGAAAAAAATCCTAAAAACTGGGTGGAGTTTATGATGATGTATGAATTAGGATTAGAAGAGCCCGATAAAAAAAGAGGACTTATAAGTGCATTAACAATTGCTTTATCTTATATCGTTGGCGGTATGATTCCGCTTTCACCTTACTTCTTTGTTGAGCAGGCAAGTGAAGGATTAACAATCTCAGTAATAATGACTTTAACTGCATTATTAATTTTTGGATTTGTTAAAGGAAAATTCACCGGTGCAAAACCAATTATCAGTGCAATTCAAACCGTGGTGATTGGCGGTATAGCTGCAACTGCTGCATTTCTTTTGGCAAAATTTATCGGTTGATAAAATGCTTATTGATTATTTGATTGGACAAATAGTATATGGATAAACTTACATTATATAGTTATCTGCGTTTATCACTTGCAAAAAAATATCTTTCACTCAGTGCTGTCGCAGATTGTCTTTTAGACTCAAAATTAAGTTAGTAGAAATAAAATATTCCACCATCCATAGTTTATTTTGAGTTCATCTCAACTTTACCTTATAAGGGAATGGCTGATTGATACATACAAGCTGATGTTGATTTTCTCTCTGAATATTTTCATAAATCGTTTTATTATTTACGAGTCTCTCCCTCTATTGCAAGAAATAGATTAGAGTGAGTTCTTATTATTTTGGACAGATATGATAAAATAACAACACTTGTTAAACCACAAATTTCAACTCATTAATCCCGCCTATTTAAACAAAACGTTGACCGTTTAAATACTCCGCTTATCATTTATGCTTTGATAGTTAGAACACGAGGCGATAATTTTACAACCGCTATATTTGCAGCTATCTTTTGTATTTAAACTAACTGTAATTATCAAACATATAATTAGTGGAAAATGTTTAAGCATTAGTTAGTTTAAATTTTTATTTTCTTAATAATGGAAAAATTGCCGGAGATATTTTTATGATCAGAATTGTGCTGATATTTTTAACTGTTACGCTTACCATTCTGCCGCAGCAAAAGGATATCATCTATCTTTCGTGGAATGAAGTAATTGATAAGGCACTTACCGATAATCTAAGTATCAAATCTAAACGATTGGATTATGACGCTCAGAATCTGGAAGTCTGGCGGGCATATTCTAATTTTTTGCCAACTGTAAATTATCAAGGTATCGGCACTTATAATATTGAGCTGCCAACTATTGTTTTTATGGGACAGAAATTTACAATGGGTACAAAATATGTTTTTCAACACTCGATTGATGCTACCCTGCCGATCTTTACAGGCGGTTCCAGATTTTTTAATGTTAAAGTTCAGACTTTATTAAAAAAATCTTTGAGTGAAGAGCTTAAAGGAAAAGAAGAAGATGCGGTATTGCAAACATTGCAGGCTTATTACGGAATTATCCTTGCAAATGAATTAAGCAAATCATCGAAAGAAGCTGTAGAGGTTGCTGAATCAAACTTAAAGCAGGTAAAATTTTTCTACGAAGAAGGATCTGCTACTCAGCTTGATCTTCAACGGGCGCAGGCGCAATACTATTCAACTTTACCATTATTTGAAAGTGCAGAATCAAACAGAATCTTATCATATCAGACTCTGAAAATGCTTTTGGATATTGATCTTAGTGATTCACTTGTTGTATCAGATTCCTTATCAGCAAAAGATTTTTTAAGCGAATTCAGAAATGAAGGACTTGGTGAATTAAAAATGCTGTCATTTGAAAACAGCAGCCAGCTTAAAGCAATTAACTATAAATTTGATGCAACTGATCAAAGCGAATATCTTTCAATCTCAGCATTCTTACCCACAATTGCACTTTCAGCTAACATCCAGCATCAGGCATTTTCTGATGAAGATAACATAAAGTGGAAAGATTTTATCCGCTCAAAGACAATCACTCTTATTGCATCCTGGCCTCTGTTTGAAGGCGGAAGAAGATTTATTGATTATCAGCTTGCAAGTATTAGAACCGATCAGATGCGGCTGCTTAAACATCAGACTGAGGTTCAGTTAAATGTAGAAGTAGAACAAAATTATTTTAAATATTCGGAAGCAGTTAAAAATATTAAAAGCCTTAAAGAAGCAATGGAGCAGTCAAAAGAAAGTTTAAGATTATCAAATCTTCTTTATGCCGAAGGAATGAGTACACAGCTTGATGTTTTAAATGCACAGCTTTTGTATAATAACAGCAGAGTTCAATATCTGCAGGGAATTTATAATTACAACATAATACAACTTCAATTACTTAAATCAATTGGAAAACTAAATACTATCTGGAACTAATATGAAGATTAAATATAAATACATAAGTCTTGGTTTATCGGTTTTATTATTAACACTTACCGGATGCGAAGGTAACAAGGAAGAGCAAAAAGAAAATTTAATTCCGGTTAAGGTTTATCAGGTTCAGCCTGAATCGCTTAAAGAGTATTTAAACATCACCGGAACAATCTCAGCTGCTAATGACCAAATTGTTTATAGTAAAATTTCAGAACGGATTGATCAGATATTTGTAAAGCCGGGTGATTTTGTAAAATCCAATCAAGTAATTGCCCGCCAATACAACGCACTTTTATCCCAATCAGTTGATGTTGCTAAAGCTAATCTTAAAAATACTGAAGCTCAGTTTGAACTTGCTCAACAAAACTTTAACAGGATTCAACGATTATTTGAGCAGAGAGCAGTAAGCCAGCAGCAATTTGATCAAGCAACATCTCAGTTTAAAGTAGCAAATTCTGCTCTTGACGCAGCACAGGCTCAATTAGAACAAGCCATAGAACAATTTGATAATAGTTTAATCAAGGCTCCGTTTAGCGGAGTGGCAGCAGCAGTTTTTGTTGAACTGAATCAGATGGTTACTGCAGGACAGCAAATTGCTCAGATAGTTGATCCCTCGTCAATGAAATCAAAACTGAAGGTAATCAGTAAAGACATTAAATATGTTAAGAAAGGACTTCCGGTTGAGATTGTAATTCCATCAGTACCCGATAAAAAATATAAAGGTAAAATAATTTCAGTTGATCAGGCAGTTGACCCGATTTCTAAGTCGTTAGAGATTGAAGTAGTGATTACAAATACGGATAATAATCTGAAGTCTGGTTTGTATGGTGAGTTTATGATTCCGATTAACGAAACTGATAATGTAGTTGTTGTTCCTGAAACAGCATTGTTGAGCCAGACAGAAGTTAAAATTAACAAAGGAACCGGAATGCAGGAGACTTTAAAGAAATATTTCTTATTTGTTGTCGAAGATAATAAAGCAAAGATTAAGGAAGTAACTGTCGGATTAATTAGTAATTCACGCGCTCAGATAACTTCAGGTATCAATTTTAACGATAAGGTGATAATAGTTGGGAATAACATCGTAAGGGACGATCAAGAAGTTCAAATCATTGATTAAGGATTTTTAAATTATGCTGTTAACAAAATTTTCTATAAACCGTAAAGTTACATTGCTGATGTTCTATGCTATCATATTAGCATTTAGCTTTTTTGCCTTCACTCAATTAAAGATAGACTTTTTTCCGGAGATTCAATTTCCTATCGCCGGAGTAATTACCAATTATCCGGGTGTTGGACCAAAAGATATCGAAACAACAATCAGCCGCCAGCTTGAAGAAGCAATTTCATCAGTTAAAAACATCAAGAAGGTAAGCTCACAGTCATTTACAGGAGCATCAATAATTATACTTGAGTTTAAGTATGGAACTGATATGAATCAGGCAGAAGTTGATATCAGGAAAAACATTGACTTTGTAAGAGACTTTTTACCCAAAGAAGCATCCGATCCGCTTGTCTTTGTGTTCGATCCTTCAATGAGCCCGATTATATTTCTGAGTCTGAGTTCGCAATATCTTGGTCAATCAGAATTGAGAAAACTTTCAGAAGACAGAATCGAGCCGATGCTTGAAAGAATTTCCGGAGTAGCATCCGTTGCCACAATCGGAGGTCTTCAAAGACAGATTAATGTAAATATAAACCCGACTCTTTTATCATCTTATAATTTATCGCCTTCTGAAGTTACAATTGCTCTGCAAACCGGCAGAGGTATTCAACCGGGCGGATCGCTTAAAACTGATGAAAAAACTTATCAGCTCACTTTATTGAGTGAATACACAACTATTGATCAAATAAAAAAAACTACTGTAGCCATCAGAAACGGAAGACCTGTTTATGTAGAAAATATCGCTGAGGTTGTTGATGGGTTTAAAGAGAATTCCACCGAAGCAAGAGCAGATTTTGGCGAAGGTTTAATGATAATTATTAATAAGCAATCTGATGCAAATACTGTTCAGACTTCTGAGCTTGTTAAAAATGAAATCCCGAATATTCTTAAACGGCTTCCACAGGGCACAAAATTAAATGTGGTATGGGCACAGTCAGAGTTTATAACCCGCTCAATTAATAATCTGCGCGATTCGGCATTAATAGCATTTGTTCTCGCATTTATAATTATTTACATCTTCCTGCTGAATATACGCGGCAGTATTATAATGGGTATATCAATGCCTATTTCTGTTTTAGCTACTTTTGCAGTTTTGTATGCAAGTGATATTACATTGAATATTATTTCAATGGCTGGATTAGCACTTGCTATCGGAATGCTGGTAGATAATTCTATCGTGGTTCTTGAAAATATATTCAGACACAGAGAGATGGGAAAAAGCAGAATTGAATCAGCAGATATCGGAGCTTCTGAAGTTGGCATGGCTATTACTGCTTCAACACTTACTACAGTTGCAGTTTTCCTACCGGTTCTGTTTGTTCCCAATATAACTGGGCAATTGTTTAAGGATATGGTGCTAACTATTACTTTTAGTTTGCTCGTTTCTTTGGTAGTTGCACTAACATTGGTTCCAATGATGGCTTCCAATATTCTTGAAATAGAAAAAATAAAATCAAACGGATGGCTGAACAAGATTAAGACAACGATTGGTAATACAATTGACAGTCTTTCAAAGTACTATCATAAAATTTTATTGTGGGCACTCAGAAAAAAGAAAACTGTGTTGGGCTCAGTTGGAATAGCCTTTATTATTTCAATTGTTCTTGCAGTATTAGCCGGAGCTGAGTTTTTACCTAAAACTGACCAAGGCTTTATTAATTTGATTGTAGAAGCTCCCGCAGGCAACCCGATTGAAAAATCAAGAGTAATTGTTTATAATCTTGAAGAAATAGTTAAGAAAGTAATTAAGCCGGAAGAACTTGAAAATGTATCGTTTATGTTCGGTACCCGTGAAGGTATTGGAGCATTCGGAAATACAGAAAGTACTATTGAAGCATTTATAAAACTCAAGCCTGTTAATCAAAGAAGCAGAAGCCAGTTTGAAATAAGCGATCTGATGAGAGAAAAATTAAATAAAATACCGGGCATAACTTATACTTTTCAGGAAACCGGAGGGTTCTCTACCGAAAAAGCAATCGAAGTAAAAGTTATTGGTTTTGATATTGACGGCGGAATCAAAATAGCAGAGCAAATTAAATCCCGTATGCAAAAGATAAAGGGATTTGTGGATATCGGATTAAATGTAAAACAAACCACTCCCGAACTTCAGGTAAATCTTAACTACAATATGTTAAATTCATTTCATCTTTCAACTCTGCAGGTTGCATCAAATATCTCCACTGCAATACAGGGAACAGTTGTATCAAGACTAAGAGAAGAAGGTGATGAGTACGATATACGTGTTCAGTTTGCAAAAGAATTCAGGAATAAAAAAGAAGCACTCAGTAATATTCAAATCCCACTGCCAACAGGCGGCTTTACAACTTTAAGTGAAATTGCACAGATAAATGAACTTGAATCAGCACCAACAATCTTCAGAGAAAATCAGAACAGATTTGTTTCTGTAGGTGCAGACTTATCAGGTCTTGAACTTTCAAAGGCAATAAGTGAAGTAGAAAAGATAATTAATTCAACTCCTGTTCCGTCAGAGTATCAGGTAATAATCGGCGGCTCAGCCGAAGATCAGCAGGAGGCATTCTTTTATCTTGGCTTAGCTTTTATTGCTGCTATACTTTTAGTTTATATGATAATGGCAGCCCAATTTGAATCTCTGGTTGACCCTTTGATAATTATGTTTACTGTTCCTCTTTCAGTAATTGGAGTATTTCCATTTCTATTTATTACAGGTACAACATTGAGTGTAATGGCATTAGTAGGCTTAATTATGCTTGTTGGTATAGCAGTTAACAATGGTATCGTACTTGTTGATTACATCAACCAGATTAAAAGAGGCGGGTTATCCTTGTATGACGCAGTTGAGAAAGGAAGTCTGGCAAGGATGCGTCCGGTTCTAATGACTGCTTTAACCACAATACTTGGAATGGTGCCACTTGCAATTGAACTTGGAGAAGGTGCAGAAACCTGGTCACCGCTTGCAAGAGCAGTAATAGGCGGATTAACTGCAACTACTGTTTTAACCTTAGTTGTGATACCAATATTGTATATTGTTTTTGAACGCGCAGGTGAAAAAGTAAAAGCATACTTTAAGAAAAGAAGAGTAGCTAAAGCAAGCTGATCTTATGAAACAATTCAATTGTTAAAGGATGTTTGACTATCAGAAGTTTATAAAAAACTGCAGCTGATTGAAATGATGTAAAAATAAAAAAGCTCTTAAAATCAGGGCAGTTTTAAAAGCACGGCAAACTCAAATTGCTTAGAACTTTCTTTTACAATAATAAAGAGCTTTTTACTTATCAGTACTGTGTTAAGATGTTGGCTGGGGAATAGATTCTCAGCCAATAACCGACAAACCAATTTAGTCGCTATTCCCTGCTTTGATGAGCTTCATTTTTATTGCAACACAACTTGGGCAGGCGATTTTGTATCCTAGTTTGAGTAAATCAGATTCATAAACCGAACCGATTATATCGCCTGTTATAGAGCCGAACATTTTTACCCCACTAACTCATCCGCAATCAATTCAGCTTGCTTCAAAACTGTATCAATTGCTTTCTGCTGCTTGTCCGGTGGATAACCATATTTTGTAAGTGTTCGCTTTACTAACACCATTAGTTTTGCTCTTGCACTTTCTCGGATTGTCCAGTCTATCGTTGCATTCTTTTTTACTTTGTCAGCAATATCTCTTGCAATTGTTTTTAACACTTCATCACCCAAAACTTTTACTGCACTATCATTAGTTTCAAGTGCATCGTAAAAGGCTAATTCAGCTTCAGACAACCCAAGTTTCTTTGCATCTTCATCTGACGACTTAACTTCTTTTGCAATCCTTATCAGCTCTTCAATAATCTGTACAGTGGTCAGTAAGTTGTTCTGGTATCTCTTAATTGCAGTTTCCAGCATCTCTAAAAACTTTTTGCTCTTTACGATATTAGTTCTTAATCTCGATTTAATTTCATCATTCAAAATTTTCTTCAACAGTTCGAGAGCAAGGTTTTTATGAGTCATCCCCTGAACTTCCTGCAAAAACTCATCTGATAAAATTGATAGATCAGGTTTTTCAATTCCTGCTGCAGCAAATATGTCAACAACTTTATCAGAGCTTATCGCCTGATCAACTATCATCTTAATAGCTGTGTCAAATTCTTTTGCAGTTTTTCCCTTGCCTTCAATTTCAAACTTAACCAATCTTGCTTTCACTGCCTGGAAGAATGCAACTTCTTCTTTTATCTCCATCGCTTGCGGATGCGGCATTGATAAAGAAAATGCCTGACTTAACAATGTTACTTCCCTGATAAATCTCTCTTTTCCTTTTTCCAATCCAAGAATATGTTCTTCTGCTTGAAGAATTATCGAAAGTTTTTCATTCGGCGTACCTGTGAAGAAACGATTGTAATTAAACTTGAATTGTCCTTTGTAATAAGCCTCCGGCTCTTCAACCAAAA is a window of Ignavibacterium sp. DNA encoding:
- a CDS encoding MFS transporter; this translates as MSKHFSEFNKDSATVFSVLFALSFSHLLNDTLQSLIPSIYPIIKTNYNLTFSQIGLITLTFQFAASLFQPLVGFYTDKKPQPYSLAIGMTITLTGLTLLSFANHFYFILISVALIGTGSSIFHPESSRMANAASGGRRGLAQSVFQVGGNAGSSFGPLLAAWIIVPYGQRSILWFTLIALVAIVVLRRVGKWYKNYLLKLHLSEKKTWESFDNKLPKRKVIIAVAVLLILIFSKYFYMASITSYFTFYLMEKFNVSVQTSQVYLFIFLFSIAIGTLLGGPIGDRIGRKYVIWVSILGTAPFAIALPYANLFWTTALIIPIGVILASAFSAILVYAQELIPGKLGLVAGLFFGFAFGMGGLGSALIGNLIDHTNIYFVFYLCSYLPLIGLLTAFLPNISTTRKRQIKN
- the mgtA gene encoding magnesium-translocating P-type ATPase translates to MEKINLSGFWSISTDGILRELETNVNGLSDSEADKRLEQSGLNRLKPKKKIDTFTLLTAQFKSPIIIILIFAAVLSIFLDDTVDAIIILTIIFISGVLGFWQEKGAASAVQKLLEIVQIKTRVVRNAQEKEIAVEKIVPGDIIILSAGSVVPGDSLIISSKDLFVDESTLTGETYPVEKSVSVLSNETALSQRTNSLFMGTHVVSGNGKAVVVKTGINTEFGKVSERLKLRLTETEFELGIKKFGFLLMEVTLVMIFLIFALNVYLQKPIVDSFLFSLAIAVGLTPQLLPAIISINLSHGAKRMAEKKVIVKKLNSIENFGSMNVLCSDKTGTLTEGKVNIYSFADADGKTNDKVMLYAQLNANFQTGFVNPIDEAIINYKEVNLSDYKKLDEIPYDFLRKRLSILVAVKNENIIITKGALSNVVEICDFIEKENGKIEKIESSLEKINNYYSEMSGNGYRVLGIGYKKVTENSTIKIDSEKAMTFLGFILLYDPPKKNIIETISGLSKTGVSLKIITGDNKLVAESISKKIGLKDTKIITGTEIRKLSDEALYRSVNNIKIFAEVEPNQKERIILALKKAGNVVGYMGDGINDASALHAADVGISVDKAVDVAKEAADIVLLETDLEVLLSGILEGRTTFANTIKYVFMATSANFGNMFSVAGASLFLPFLPLLPKQILLINLLTDLPEMTIATDNVDSDWIEKPRRWDIKFIRKFMMTFGVISSVFDYLTFAVLILLLNADEIQFRTGWFLESVVSAVLIVLVVRTRKPFFKSKPGKYLIITTFAIIVFTLFIPVSPLIELFGFISLPPMFLLLIGIIIAGYILSAEIAKKIFYKH
- a CDS encoding VIT1/CCC1 transporter family protein, yielding MPSLIHVEKHFNANYTVRDIVIGMSDGLTVPFALAAGLTGAIAASSLVITAGLAEIAAGSIAMGLGGYLAAKSDYEHYFSEKKREEYEVKELPDAEKEEVSEVFRKYGLSEKEIQPILDKFEKNPKNWVEFMMMYELGLEEPDKKRGLISALTIALSYIVGGMIPLSPYFFVEQASEGLTISVIMTLTALLIFGFVKGKFTGAKPIISAIQTVVIGGIAATAAFLLAKFIG
- a CDS encoding TolC family protein, which gives rise to MIRIVLIFLTVTLTILPQQKDIIYLSWNEVIDKALTDNLSIKSKRLDYDAQNLEVWRAYSNFLPTVNYQGIGTYNIELPTIVFMGQKFTMGTKYVFQHSIDATLPIFTGGSRFFNVKVQTLLKKSLSEELKGKEEDAVLQTLQAYYGIILANELSKSSKEAVEVAESNLKQVKFFYEEGSATQLDLQRAQAQYYSTLPLFESAESNRILSYQTLKMLLDIDLSDSLVVSDSLSAKDFLSEFRNEGLGELKMLSFENSSQLKAINYKFDATDQSEYLSISAFLPTIALSANIQHQAFSDEDNIKWKDFIRSKTITLIASWPLFEGGRRFIDYQLASIRTDQMRLLKHQTEVQLNVEVEQNYFKYSEAVKNIKSLKEAMEQSKESLRLSNLLYAEGMSTQLDVLNAQLLYNNSRVQYLQGIYNYNIIQLQLLKSIGKLNTIWN
- a CDS encoding efflux RND transporter periplasmic adaptor subunit: MKIKYKYISLGLSVLLLTLTGCEGNKEEQKENLIPVKVYQVQPESLKEYLNITGTISAANDQIVYSKISERIDQIFVKPGDFVKSNQVIARQYNALLSQSVDVAKANLKNTEAQFELAQQNFNRIQRLFEQRAVSQQQFDQATSQFKVANSALDAAQAQLEQAIEQFDNSLIKAPFSGVAAAVFVELNQMVTAGQQIAQIVDPSSMKSKLKVISKDIKYVKKGLPVEIVIPSVPDKKYKGKIISVDQAVDPISKSLEIEVVITNTDNNLKSGLYGEFMIPINETDNVVVVPETALLSQTEVKINKGTGMQETLKKYFLFVVEDNKAKIKEVTVGLISNSRAQITSGINFNDKVIIVGNNIVRDDQEVQIID